In Malaclemys terrapin pileata isolate rMalTer1 chromosome 10, rMalTer1.hap1, whole genome shotgun sequence, the following are encoded in one genomic region:
- the DCUN1D3 gene encoding DCN1-like protein 3 — translation MGQCVTKCKNPSSTLGSKNGDRESSSKSHGKRSAVHKEEHTSVCAKSSGDILVNGTKKTDTALDSSQLPTFSGDAKKEPVSGTEESSLQRIGELFRRYKDEREDAILEEGMECFCNDLCVDPTEFKVLVLAWKFQAATMCKFTRKEFFEGCKAINADSIDGICSRFPSLLNEAKQEDKFKDLYRFTFQFGLDSEEGQRSLHREIAIALWKLVFTQNNPPILDQWLNFLIENPSGIKGISRDTWNMFLNFTQVIGPDLSNYSEDEAWPSLFDTFVEWEMERRKKEEETKCITCSDTEGPCIEEQT, via the exons ATGGGCCAGTGTGTCACTAAGTGCAAGAATCCTTCTTCCACCCTTGGCAGCAAAAATGGAGATAGAGAATCTAGCAGCAAGTCTCATGGCAAAAGAAGTGCAGTTCACAAAGAGGAACATACCTCAGTATGTGCAAAATCCTCTGGTGACATACTTGTCAATGGGACAAAGAAAACGGATACTGCTTTAGATTCTAGTCAACTTCCAACTTTCTCTGGGGATGCAAAGAAAGAGCCTGTTTCCGGCACCGAGGAATCGTCACTTCAGAGGATTGGGGAATTGTTTAGGAGATACAAGGACGAACGAGAAGATGCCATACTGGAAGAAGGCATGGAATGTTTTTGTAATGACCTCTGTGTTGACCCCACTGAATTTAAAGTGCTAGTCTTGGCTTGGAAATTCCAGGCAGCTACCATGTGCAAATTTACAAG GAAGGAGTTCTTTGAGGGCTGCAAAGCAATAAATGCGGACAGCATTGATGGCATTTGTTCTAGGTTCCCCAGCCTCTTAAATGAAGCCAAACAAGAAGATAAATTCAAGGATCTCTATCGTTTCACCTTTCAGTTTGGCCTGGACTCTGAAGAAGGACAGAGGTCTCTACATCGGGAAATAGCCATTGCCCTTTGGAAGTTAGTCTTCACCCAAAATAACCCCCCTATATTGGACCAGTGGTTAAACTTCCTAATTGAGAACCCCTCAGGAATTAAGGGAATCTCCCGGGACACATGGAACATGTTTCTAAATTTTACTCAGGTGATTGGACCAGACCTTAGCAACTACAGTGAAGATGAGGCCTGGCCTAGTCTCTTTGATACCTTTGTGGAATGGGAAATGGAACGAAGGAAAAAAGAAGAGGAAACCAAATGTATTACATGTTCAGACACAGAGGGTCCGTGTATAGAAGAACAGACTTAA